TGTCTGTGCATCTAGGAGAGAAATGAGCGTTCCCTACTGCACACCTTGCTGTGAGTGTATTATAAAGTCCCAGTCCATCAGCCAGGTGCTTTTGGAATCAAGTGGCTTATTGTCACTGGATATTGTCACGTCCTAGGACACTGACAACATTATTTCTTCCATaagagagcagaaagcaaaaggaTGAGACATACTTTTAAGAGATGGTATTGTTTACTCTGTAAatgtttctacagaaaataatatttgaaatatctttctgtttgtttcaaaatatgttaTCTTTTGCCAATCAGGAACTTGGTAAGAGTAGTTTCcctggagaaagggagagaagctaagcagttgtgtttttttttttttttttcaataaataaatgttgtttcttatttttgctacaaaaaaaaaaaaaacttcttattTAAAAGCTATGCCTCTCCCAAGACAAAACTTTTAAATTCAGGTTTTATAAAGAGCAGTTTATAACTGAATTATGGAAAAGCTGTCTTGAATGTGAGATCTAAGTTGTGCAGTGTATGGGCTTTAGTATGGGCTATAATCAAATCTGATAAATGCAACATAAAGAACAAATAGATCCTTTAATGTGAAGATATTAGAAGTATTGTTATTGGGGGTGGCCTAAAATTCTATGGTATATATGCGTACAGAGTAAGAACAACAATTGTATTTTGGAGCTTTGTCGtattatattataatttctaaaaactttttggaaaaaaaaatataaaggttCATTTTTCTCTCATAGAGAAATTTCAGATGGCTTCTCTCTGTGCAAACAGTCAGTTTTCTTGCCATTTCATCTACGCTTAATGTCATTTTTACCTTTTAATTAGGACTCAAGGCAGTGAACAGCTTAACTTTCCTATAAATATCTGCTTCATGAGAGATTACACCTTGGATAAAACTGTTAATTTAAGTAGGCCAgtcttctgaaatattaataagaaTTACAGACTTACCTGATTTGTAAAAATCTTGAAGGCAAGTTGGATCCAAGCACTATGCATGTAGAATGGTGTATATATAGGGTATTGAATTCAGACTTGGTCTTTGAATGGGATTTTCAAAAGATCTTGGTTGAATTAAGAGAACTACTGTCACTAGGGCTTTTGCTTTTAACTCATACTGATGCCTTAAAAAGCCCTTCTGTCATTGCTATAGGCCATACAAACACCTGTATTTGAGTAACAGCAAAAAATCCAAATCTGATCAAGATCCAaaatttttaacataatttccttttcttctggacAAGGTAAAGAGAAGATAATAGCTAATAGCTTCATTCTATACTGCGATTACAGAAGCTGGCTTTATGTTTATAGTTGTCAGCATGAATATTGTTTAGACAACATTCTAAGTAAAATTGTGGTTTGTGCtgttaatgaaagaaatagcTAAATGATTTTCAAGTTGATAATTAGGATAATAATGCGTATTATTTCTTACATGGAAAGTGGCATGTAGGCACATACACATTAGATTTCAGTAATCCACACATTTCATACAGGAGATGGTGACAACCTCCAAAAAGTTACTGACCTGAGTGTGATAGAACCTGGTCACCACGCCAGGTAAGGCATACATTTTATCTTTGTGTTAACAAGATGTATCTTGTTAGTAGCCATGTGCATCAACCTCAACACTTGTGTGAAAGTACAAAACTGCTAAAAACTTCCACACTAGGGAAATATTCTTGAGGTGGTAAGGTGAACAAGTACAGAAGTGTGATTATAATTTGCAGGTGTCTTTTACAAGAGGAGACTCTAGGCAAACACATGTAAGGCAACATGAGGCTGTCTGAAAGGGATTACATTTCTATGTATATCTCTAGTAGCACAACTCTTATCTTTGGCAGGGTATCTTTATtccaaggaaggaaggaagggagaaaagggaagggaagggaagggaagggaagggaagggaagggaagggaagggaagggaagggaagggaagggaagggaagggaagggaagggaagggaagggaagggaagggaagggaagggaagggaaggggaaggagaaagggtgaaaagggaaagggaaggggtgaaaagggaaagggaagggggggaaatggaaggagaaaggagattTCATATTAACAGAATTAcatagaaaacagatttccctAAAAAGATACTGTCAGTCtgtatatatactgtatatataagtgaaacaaagcaaaacataacaggaaaaaacaacaaccaaaccaaagaaaagaaacacaaacaggcagagaagaaagggaCAAATTTAAtggtagaagaaaaatatagataCTGACAGTGAAAAACAGATTGAAGGGAGATCTCCAGAGGATTAAAATATTGCTACTCTGTTTCCAGGCAAATGTAGTGTAATTCTTTGTTGAGTTTTCCaaactattttcttcaaaatttccCATCCGTGTCCTGAATTTTAAGAGAGAGGTGGATCACATGGTCATTTTCTTCTAATGCAGTCAGTATCCCAGTCCAAATATTAACGGAGAGAATGAGATTTTGGAGGTCCAAAATTCAAAGTGATTTTTGTTGAGTTGATTCCAATCTGCATTTTATATGTCCAAccaaattactattttttcaaACTTAACTGCTGTTTGAGTTACCTTCATGGGACcaaactaagattttttttcatactggAGAATGCTTTCTTCATTGAGACAGATAGTTCTACTAAATCTTTGTGCACCACTATGATATAAAAGATCCATATTTGGGCCTGTAGCTTGCTGGATCATAACTTAAACAAATATGCCAACAGATTCTGCTGCCTTTACTCACAGAGTGATGTTCTAATCTTATTGCACATCTCTAATCAGGTTGCACATGGGATGGATTTTGATAGCCTTACTTGTGTCaaacaatgttttgtttcagaccCAGCACTACTGATGTAAACAAGACTCTTTACAGAATAACATGATAAACTGTTCAAATATAGGCCCTTGATTTCAGCAAGATGTATTCATTGCAGTATTATACAGTAGGTTTCAAGACTACAGACTTTTAAGAATTTTCTACAGTAGCAGTATTTCAATCCTTTGTACTGAATACAAGAAGTAAAAGGGGAAAGTATAAGACCAGAGTAAAAAGATTTAAAGTGGGAAGAAGAACTGTAAATCccaaagtgaaattaaaaaaaatgtgtatgacAGACCAATAGGAAGACATGGCACTATTTATGATTTACTGTTAAGTGCTGATTTTTGTGGCATACACTACTCTGGTTGTAAGAATCTTGAATATATGTATCCCTTCAGTTCTCAGTCATTGTGCTTTCACAAGAAACTATTGCATTACATTGCAGCTGCAAAACCCATCTCACCTCTCTGacctatatttttaatttagtagTTTCTATGTTAAATGCTGGATTCAACGCAAACTTCAGCTCAAAATATGTCTGCGCTTGGGATGTCAGATTTCCCCAAAATGGGAAATCTTAGCGATTTTTCCAGCTGTCTTTCCACCTCctttaaattattcttctgCAGAACACTCTAGCATCTCTTATAGCACATTCTCTGTGAAATCACAGAGGCAATTCATGATTTTGGATCACAGCTGATCCACATAACTTACAAACTAAGCCCCTGACTGATCAATCAGATTCTTGTGGAAGGACCTTTGAGCCAGGACAGATTCTGACTGAATTCAGTGGGGCTCTGTGCATACCCAAAGGTCTATCCAGCTCTATTCTGTAAGTGATCAGTCAGAGTCTAATACTTTACCTATTTTATACTATGTATGTTAGTAATACATGTTACTATTAATATCATTTAATAAGgcactttagaaaaaaaaaaaaaaaaagtcctcaaaTCCTTAGGTCATTAGGACATAATTGGTGCAGGGGTCTGCTCCAATTGGTGCAGAAAGAAAGCTCTTTTCTATTAGTTTGACATGCCAGGAATACTGCTTACTGTTGTTTGTGTTGTAGTCATCTTAAAGCAAAAACCTAGTGTCCTGCTTACTTAACACAATGGTGTGAATTTATTGCAGGATGTTATGTGTATAAAGCACCTGATATTATGCTTAAATATCCTAAAATTGTTTATCTATTTTGATTCCTTAAAAAAGTTCAAGTATTTTGGACCCAGATTTGAGGTGATACATCTGAAGTTATTAAGTAAGCTAAGGAATACTACTGGCACTCTTTGTGTGCCCAGTTACCACTGCAAACAATTAATGCATGGCAAGCAAAGTGGACACTAAGTTTCAGCTGTAAGGTTTACTCTTCAATAATTGATGGCTTCCACACCTGTGCAGTGACGCCaactttctttgctgaaaatttTGGCCTCGGAGCAGTAAACAAAGAGGAAGTGGTTGTTTCCGGCTTAGAAAATGCCGAGTAGCCTGTAGATGAATAGGACTCATTTACTGGGGTAGAGGCGTTTGACTGGTATGAAGGCTGTGTGCTGTAGGCTGGCACGGAGTACACTGAAGATGCCCGGGCGTTAGTAGGAGAGCTAGCACCAGGTGGTCGTAAAGACAGAGCTTGCTTTGAAGTAGGCAGCTTTGACGTCTGCTTAATAGCTAGGCCTTCCTTAGTACTTGGAGgttgaaaagtaaataaagacGCATCAAGCTGATAAGGCTGATGTTTCATAATATCCAAAGCATTGAGACCTTTCTTGggttttcttttggtatttttggTAGCAGCAGCAGACTTAGAGGAAGGTTTGGTAGCAGCAAGAGGATAAGATGGGCTGTGGATGGGATTGTAAGCTACAGGTGGAGGTGCTCGGACATTAGATGAATATTTCCAAGAAGCTGGTAAAGATGGAGTTGGAGATGAGGCTCGTGCCATGTTTGCTTGCACAGTCTCTGAATCGACCACATACTTCTCCATTCGAGAGTGCCTTCTGGCAAATAATTGTGCTCCTTTTCCACTCATAGCTGGTGGCATCTCAAAGGGTGTCTTTGTTTCTCCAGCACTTGGTGTGACTGGTGTCTTGGGTGTGTGGTTTGGACTCGCTAGCGTTGCCTGAGGCCCTTTGAAAGGACCAGCTAGGTTGAGAGTATTTGGGGGATTGGCAGAAGGAGAATGAGGATACTGTGGGGATTTGAGTGGTGCAGGGTACGCTGCCTGAGGTGATGCTGGAGCTGGGAAAGAAGGAGCCTTGTTAGCAGCCGCAGCTGGAGGTGACCAAACGGGTGAAACTGGGGTACCAGCAGTAGGAGAAACCTTGACTGAAGGCTTTGGAGCAATAGGAGGAGGGGTCTTTTGTTTAGATGCTTGACTCTGCATGAAATTGCAAGCTTCTGCTCCCAAACTGAGGTAGTCTTCTTCAGGTCCTGACTCAAAACCAGTTCCAGTACcctttttgccttctgtgtTGTGTACGAGGGACAACAGGGCAGGATTAGGATTTACTTTGGGTGCTTCTTTGAAAGAGAACATAGGTTTTGATGTGCTTCTTCTCTTTGCCTCTTGCAATATCCCAGTTCTTTTGGCTGGCACAGCAATCCTTTCATCTCTGGATGCAATGCGTTCAGTTGGCTCTGTTAGTGACCACACGGTTGGCGCAGCTTTGCTTGTTGCGGGAGCTGATACAGGTCTGTAAAAATTCTCAGGCGGTGGGCTAATAGAGCAGTAGGGTGGGGGTGCTGGTATATCTGAAAGAGGACTAATGACATTTCTTGTGGGTGAAAATGGTGCCGCTGCTCGGTTTTGAACCCCAGAAGGGAAGGGTTTAGCTGTTCTATTCAAAGATGCTGCTTTTTGAGCATCAGAGGATTGAAAAGAGAGGTTTGTGTCTGGTGCTAAGCCAAACCCATTTTGTTGTACAATTTTACCATGATTCTGGCTCACGTCTGTGTAACTTTTGCTTATGCAGGTCTGCTGTCttgacatttcttcctcttttgtttgGTAGGCTGAAGAGCTTACTTTCTGGAAGTTCTCTGACATGGTGACTTCCCTTTGCTCCTCTGCATGCACTGTGCGTGCCTTCATCTCCTCTTGCTCAGCTGTGATCTGATCCATTCTCTGCCGTCTCTTGGCAAACATGAGGGCCCCTTTACCTGTGCTCTCTGGAAGCGTCTGCATCTCGTCTCcactttttgtcttcttttccacCTCAGGTAGACTGCTGTCCCAGTCAAATGTCACAATCTTGCCGTCGTTGTCAATGTCAGAGAAGAAATCTTCATCTATTTCTGACTCACTCGTTGCAAGCAAACTCActtcaaaagtattttctttgtccCCCTCTTCACCTTCACCTTCTTCACCCTCGTCTTCGTCACGTTCTAGCTCCCCAGTACCGTAGCTCACTAAAGTATATTTCCTTGCCCTTTGACGACGCTTCTTGAACATCAACACCCCCTTGGAATTGGGATTGggagctgctgtcagcagcaatGCAATACTTTTACATTTAGATTTGGCTTCTTTGACCTGCTTCTCTGACAGGCTCTCACTTCGCCGGAGTCCTGTGGAAAGAATCGAAGTGCACATTTAATTGCATGCAGCCCACAAAAATGCAAGGATTATATTAGCAAATAGTTACGCATCTGTCTATAGTGAAATTTACCTACTGTCCCTCTTCCCcgtattaaaacatttattttcttgtgcatGGAGAGATTGTTATGCTGAAGCTTTGCCCACAGTAGCAACTGTGGTATAAATTCCCCACCCAGCATTCCTTAGTTAGAGGCACATCCATACAAATTCAAAGGCTACAtctctttctttgcttcaaCAGGAACATCACGTGTGTccatttctaatttcttttattcctgTAAGTCATCTCAGCAGGAACAGCTGGacagtattttcttatttcttcaatTCAAGTGTTTTACCACAGTTCTAGGCTTACAAAAGAGATTCACAGCCAGCCAGGCCCATGTCTGCTTAACatctgagaaaaaatgaaattatgtgTTGTGTCTGACAGCAGTAGCAGCTTCTGCCATTTATgagtttattttacttttcagaatGTGTATGATTGATAAAAGTAGGTACCTTTATATGCATTGGCTATTTAAAAGCAAGTATATATCCACAGAGTCATGCAAAGAAACCATTAGCATTAACTTTCAGCCCCCTGGAAGACAGTGGGAGTTTGGCCCCACAGTACACAGTTGTAAAAATGTAAAGCGGGTTTCAGTCCTTTAACAAACTTAACTTCTCTGAAACATAATCCAAAATTGTGTTGGATATAACATCtccagaatatttatttttaaaatgtggcaAGAAtgaatacacatttaaaaactgattgGAGGAGACGCATCTAACTTGTCAAGAGTATTCACTACCATGCATCAGTAATGTGTATTTCTTAAAGCATAAACTATTGGTTTTCATCAAGTCATGTGGAGCAAGAATATACACAGTTGTAAAGCTGATAGGTGCACTGTATGTCAGCATGACTCtcccttttaaaaagaaataatttaaagttgTTCCTGCCTAAATCAATGGTCCCCTTCCAGttaaattcaaaaggaaaaagtgtgCCTCTGAtatatgaaaacagaacagcacATTATTTAATATCTTCTGCTCtcataaataaagcaaactgGTTAAAGAAAGCCCTGTGCTGTATTTTCTATTAATGATCCTTTTAGCTATGTCAGAGGATGGAGCCTGATACTTCTCCTATTAAAGAAACTTGGAGTTTTGCCATCATGCCAGATGACAGCATGACTAGACCAATGGTTCTCACAAGAAcctataaaagagaaaagagcgCGGTGTCTGTACCAGCAATttgtagtattttatttcaagggGGCCAAATCACGAAATCCTTGGCTCACTGCTTTGACAAGCCAAATGCTTACAATAGTTGCTGGAGACATTTTCCAAAAGTATGGCCTGTAGCATTAGAGTGACTCTGCAAACAGAAACGGTCACCCTTCAGCATGCAAGTTCCATGCTTTCAAATAAGCTACTTGCATCAGCAGTGACTGTTTTGCTAGGAGGGGGATTCAGGAGATACTTGCAGTTTTGTGGAAAGCAAAAACTGAGactcttaattttaattaatagtgTATCTTTTCCTAACTCATCTCTGTAATTATTTAATCAATAGATTGgcagaagaaatattaatcAGATAAATATAATCTGATAACTATTTACAGATAAAATTTCTGCTGAGATAAAACACCTGTAATAAATATTCTTCTGTAGTTTAAACTTAGATGTTGTGTTAtagcttttaattttacagaaacatCTTATATGTGTGGTATTTGCTGCATGCAGACTATTACCTTGTGAAGGCTTTAATGTGTAGattgtattttacaaataattataaaaacaaatatttttatgggtAAAATTGATGGTTCCTAATCATAATGTCTGCAACTAGGTTAGCAATAGTTGAGAATGACGTAGTTGAAATGGGAAAAAGGCAGAATATGTCTGATTTGAAAGAAGAATATATCATGTAATATGTAGTttgttctgtatatttttgcCTCATTGGAAAAGCAGTGCAAGTAATTCACTGAGAAAGACAGGCACAGTCCCACAGCTGGTTCTAGCTACACAACCAAAATGTGAAGTATGTGCACTCTTTTTATATGGTCCATTTAATATGCCAAAAATATGTGGATTCGATACAGACACTTAGGCATAAGTAACTGCTTAATCCACTTGCCAATAAGATACAAATGGTTATCATGCTAAAAATATGCTTACAGAGGAATTAGCAATGGGTTAGCAGGCTAATTCCAACGCTGCATATAAAATAGCTTGTTGCTACAGTATATCATTGCATGCATTCAAGCAGCTTTGCCATACTGTTACTAAATCCCTGGACAGGATTCTTAACATTGTTgggaaacacaaacaaacaacaaaaacaatagaAAGGTcccaaattaataaaataataaatgatttttacatATCTACACTCAACTGATACTGGATTCAGTTTCAAGTGTACTTTCATGTAAATTTCTTGGACAGATTTTGGAGTTGACCTCTGGGTTTGGAGTCAGAAGAAATAGTTCACTTTACAGTCTAGAGAAGACTGACAAAACTGAAAGGATCATGTAACAGTTATACATATGCTAGTGTCTGTCAAAATCTCTTCTGCAGACAACATCAAGCTTTTCTAATAGCCTTTTTTATTATCAACTTTTTATTATCAAGAGCAGAAGCATGGCTTTGATTTTAGATGATGGAAATGACGACAAAGTTTTTGCTGTAAAAGGAGAAATCCACAGGATTCATTTAGATGTGTgtcagcaacttttttttttttttttttttaatattctacaGATTTCCTTTTAACGTACATGAGAAGCCCAGCAGAATTCATCCTATTTTGGAGATATAAGTCTATTTAGTTGGACACAGTCATGAGGTAATTTCAAAGTGGAAGTCTACCAAGCAAAATTATTCAGCACAGTTAAGACATGGGTATACACTTGGCTCATCAACAGGAGCCTTGCAttaccttggaaaaaaatacataaagcaaGAATACAAACACTGTTTAGAAGACAAAGAGAGAGGGAAGttagaaaactgcagaaaaaagtctaaacattttttttcctaatgcgATCTGAATTCTGAAAAGATGTTTCAAGTTACAAAAGATACCCTTAGGCAGTGTGAATGATTAGATGGGATATACTTACTTGCGTGCCTCGCCCTGTGCTTGAGAGGTCTGTGATCCCTTTCCGAGTGCTGGTTGTcttctccctgctctgtgccttcTGGTGAGATTgcaaaggagaggagggaaggaggtgcTTCTGACTGCCCTCCTTCCACTTGAGAATCAACACACCCCCTTTCAGCTAGAGACCTGGGTGCTTCCTTCTCCCTGTCTGAACAGTCTAGGATCACCTCCACCCTGGGGATAGATGGAGCTGCACCTTGGATCCTCTTGACCTCTTTGCCACTAGAAAATTGGACTACTTTGCTTGACCACTGGATGTTGCCCTCTTTCACACCCAGGGGAATTGCGATTACGGGGTTAGTTCCATCTTCTTGTACAGTGGGTCCTTTCCCTGAAGGGGCGCGTTTTTCTGCCCCTAGGAGAGTCACAGCAGGAGCATTGGTGCTCTTGTGACTGTCATTTGAGAGGGACAACTGCAACTCAACCATAGTGCCTggccttctttcttctctcttccctttgaGAGCAGACTCATCTGTCACAAGCACTTTGGAGGTGCCTATTACTTTAGGAGCAATTCTGTGGCTTTGTGTGGtctgttgtttcatttcagaaaagtgTATGTtgctttctcctgctgcctggtgAGTCTCACTGTATATCTCTGTGATGCATAAGTCTCCATGGGGTATTTCTTTGGCTGTATTAATCTGCAGTGTAGCGCTCTCCCTATAGTCCTCATTTTTTATGTTATCatgctttccattttctctttcagcactCAAAGCTTCATTTATTCCACTGGAGGATCTGCACATACATAAACAAGTAATTCAAGAAATTAAGCTGCTGTAAGTACAGTAATTGTAAGTACAGTTACAAAAGAAACTTTTGTATACTATTTTTCCCCTAACTTAATTGTGGTACCTGCAAGCAGGTCCATTTAAGTAGAAGAATTTTCCCAGTATGTAGAGGTCTTAAATTCAAACATATTTGTATATTCCAAAATTCTTCAAGTTAACAGTTCGGTAAGAGGGAAATTACATTATTGCTGTAGGATATGATCCTACTACCATCCTTCTGCAGTATTGAATCATATCATTTCTAACATCAGTTTGCTTTCACAGACGCATTTCTGTTATAGTGATGCTACTGAGACTTCTAGGACAATACCTCTTCATCTTTCATATGTGCATGAGAAAATTTGCATGACACCagaactgtgctttttttttttttttttttttttggttctgtgGCTACTACCACAACTGCTTTAGGCACCTTCCTCACACACAGTTGCTGTCTCAAGTAGTTTACTCTCTAAGGAACAGATAAGAACTGGATGAGGAtaagagggagggaggaaaggagagggaggggattgAATACTTAAAATACACATTCAAAGAATTCCTGTGAGAATCACCATCCATATATacatcacagaataatttaaacaTTCTGGGCCTGTTCTGGTGATCCGATGAGACAGGTTACTGAAGCCAGACAGTATTTcctaattatgaaaaaaaaacatatttctgattGGCAAATATGACTGACTTCCTGAAGCCTACTGCGTACCTCACTAACTCCCTTTTTTGAACTATTCATTCCCCTGGTCCAGTTGGGCTGTGTCATTGTTTTTATGTCTCTTCGTGTAGCTTCCTCTTTCAGCACTCTGAAAAGTAGTGACCATACTGACTATTTAGTAATTTAAGAAGAAACCTTTTTCTGCACAAGACTGCAACATGCTATTAAGGCTTTCTGTAGACTAGAAGGTAGCAAAGCACTTTTTCAAATGAGGGGAGAGGTAGGTACCCTCAGTAAAGTATTCACATTAAGTACTATAGTGTTTTCTGAAATCAAAAGCAGGTCCCAACTATTCTGAAACTTTGGAACCccctacaaagaaaggctggaagaagcgacagaagaaataaatctgtcagTATACTGAAGAAGCTTCAATAACACTTGCATTTCTAGCCATGTGGCATACTGTTTGTAGTAGTGTGTGTCTGCCTC
This genomic window from Aythya fuligula isolate bAytFul2 chromosome 4, bAytFul2.pri, whole genome shotgun sequence contains:
- the SYNPO2 gene encoding synaptopodin-2 isoform X2, whose protein sequence is MKQQTTQSHRIAPKVIGTSKVLVTDESALKGKREERRPGTMVELQLSLSNDSHKSTNAPAVTLLGAEKRAPSGKGPTVQEDGTNPVIAIPLGVKEGNIQWSSKVVQFSSGKEVKRIQGAAPSIPRVEVILDCSDREKEAPRSLAERGCVDSQVEGGQSEAPPSLLSFAISPEGTEQGEDNQHSERDHRPLKHRARHARLRRSESLSEKQVKEAKSKCKSIALLLTAAPNPNSKGVLMFKKRRQRARKYTLVSYGTGELERDEDEGEEGEGEEGDKENTFEVSLLATSESEIDEDFFSDIDNDGKIVTFDWDSSLPEVEKKTKSGDEMQTLPESTGKGALMFAKRRQRMDQITAEQEEMKARTVHAEEQREVTMSENFQKVSSSAYQTKEEEMSRQQTCISKSYTDVSQNHGKIVQQNGFGLAPDTNLSFQSSDAQKAASLNRTAKPFPSGVQNRAAAPFSPTRNVISPLSDIPAPPPYCSISPPPENFYRPVSAPATSKAAPTVWSLTEPTERIASRDERIAVPAKRTGILQEAKRRSTSKPMFSFKEAPKVNPNPALLSLVHNTEGKKGTGTGFESGPEEDYLSLGAEACNFMQSQASKQKTPPPIAPKPSVKVSPTAGTPVSPVWSPPAAAANKAPSFPAPASPQAAYPAPLKSPQYPHSPSANPPNTLNLAGPFKGPQATLASPNHTPKTPVTPSAGETKTPFEMPPAMSGKGAQLFARRHSRMEKYVVDSETVQANMARASSPTPSLPASWKYSSNVRAPPPVAYNPIHSPSYPLAATKPSSKSAAATKNTKRKPKKGLNALDIMKHQPYQLDASLFTFQPPSTKEGLAIKQTSKLPTSKQALSLRPPGASSPTNARASSVYSVPAYSTQPSYQSNASTPVNESYSSTGYSAFSKPETTTSSLFTAPRPKFSAKKVGVTAQERSSGRSLSLPGRPSAFVSRAMSPTSPLIFQPAPDYFSKPDTAADRPGKRPTPWEAAAKSPLGLVDEAFGPQSMQEYIAANIVSAARRKTLPEPPDEWKQKVSYEPPAPSGSVALLGGKQSGILSPRKSSLSVPNATMQGGSQLQYAYCSQRSRTDPDIMSMDSRSDYGVSTADSNYNPQPRGWRRPT
- the SYNPO2 gene encoding synaptopodin-2 isoform X1 — protein: MLPNCTRKMGTGDYICIAMTGGAPWGFRLQGGKEQKQPLQIAKVRSKSKAAKAGLCEGDEVVSINGKPCGDLTYAEVIVLMESLTDVLQMLIKRSSSGINEALSAERENGKHDNIKNEDYRESATLQINTAKEIPHGDLCITEIYSETHQAAGESNIHFSEMKQQTTQSHRIAPKVIGTSKVLVTDESALKGKREERRPGTMVELQLSLSNDSHKSTNAPAVTLLGAEKRAPSGKGPTVQEDGTNPVIAIPLGVKEGNIQWSSKVVQFSSGKEVKRIQGAAPSIPRVEVILDCSDREKEAPRSLAERGCVDSQVEGGQSEAPPSLLSFAISPEGTEQGEDNQHSERDHRPLKHRARHARLRRSESLSEKQVKEAKSKCKSIALLLTAAPNPNSKGVLMFKKRRQRARKYTLVSYGTGELERDEDEGEEGEGEEGDKENTFEVSLLATSESEIDEDFFSDIDNDGKIVTFDWDSSLPEVEKKTKSGDEMQTLPESTGKGALMFAKRRQRMDQITAEQEEMKARTVHAEEQREVTMSENFQKVSSSAYQTKEEEMSRQQTCISKSYTDVSQNHGKIVQQNGFGLAPDTNLSFQSSDAQKAASLNRTAKPFPSGVQNRAAAPFSPTRNVISPLSDIPAPPPYCSISPPPENFYRPVSAPATSKAAPTVWSLTEPTERIASRDERIAVPAKRTGILQEAKRRSTSKPMFSFKEAPKVNPNPALLSLVHNTEGKKGTGTGFESGPEEDYLSLGAEACNFMQSQASKQKTPPPIAPKPSVKVSPTAGTPVSPVWSPPAAAANKAPSFPAPASPQAAYPAPLKSPQYPHSPSANPPNTLNLAGPFKGPQATLASPNHTPKTPVTPSAGETKTPFEMPPAMSGKGAQLFARRHSRMEKYVVDSETVQANMARASSPTPSLPASWKYSSNVRAPPPVAYNPIHSPSYPLAATKPSSKSAAATKNTKRKPKKGLNALDIMKHQPYQLDASLFTFQPPSTKEGLAIKQTSKLPTSKQALSLRPPGASSPTNARASSVYSVPAYSTQPSYQSNASTPVNESYSSTGYSAFSKPETTTSSLFTAPRPKFSAKKVGVTAQERSSGRSLSLPGRPSAFVSRAMSPTSPLIFQPAPDYFSKPDTAADRPGKRPTPWEAAAKSPLGLVDEAFGPQSMQEYIAANIVSAARRKTLPEPPDEWKQKVSYEPPAPSGSVALLGGKQSGILSPRKSSLSVPNATMQGGSQLQYAYCSQRSRTDPDIMSMDSRSDYGVSTADSNYNPQPRGWRRPT